A window of the Pseudomonas furukawaii genome harbors these coding sequences:
- the fdhE gene encoding formate dehydrogenase accessory protein FdhE, with protein MSGQILEPGQIEAAANIPPFLHLPGRDLFIRRAERLRSLAQGHPLAGYLLLIANLCEAQQQVLDNPPPLPGPAPAAIARSREHRMPPIPFESLVRADGWLAAVDALLERLQGAANPAVGEALAQLRGADPDQRKAWGVSLLSGQFDLLPPAIAPFIGAALQVAFSHWLLALPEGALVENDTRTLCPACGSPPVAGMIRHRGKHNGLRYLSCSLCSCEWHYVRLKCSHCQESKHLAYFSLERLGRTAEQAPLRAETCPGCQSYLKHCYLEFDADAEAQADDLASLDLDMRLADEGYLRRAPNLLLAPGGE; from the coding sequence GTGTCAGGCCAGATACTCGAACCCGGACAGATCGAAGCTGCCGCCAACATCCCCCCCTTCCTCCACCTGCCGGGGCGCGATCTCTTCATTCGCCGCGCCGAGCGGCTACGGTCGCTTGCCCAGGGCCATCCGCTGGCGGGCTACCTGCTGCTGATCGCGAACCTCTGTGAGGCCCAGCAACAGGTGCTGGACAATCCGCCCCCGCTGCCGGGCCCCGCGCCTGCGGCCATCGCCCGCAGTCGCGAGCACCGCATGCCGCCGATACCCTTCGAAAGCCTGGTGCGCGCCGATGGCTGGCTCGCCGCCGTCGACGCCCTGCTGGAGCGCCTCCAGGGGGCGGCCAATCCCGCTGTCGGCGAGGCACTGGCGCAGCTGCGCGGCGCCGATCCCGACCAGCGCAAGGCCTGGGGCGTGAGCCTGCTCAGCGGCCAGTTCGACCTACTGCCCCCGGCCATCGCCCCCTTCATCGGTGCCGCCCTGCAAGTGGCCTTCAGCCATTGGCTGCTGGCCCTGCCCGAAGGCGCCCTGGTGGAGAACGACACCAGGACCCTCTGTCCGGCCTGCGGCTCGCCGCCGGTCGCGGGCATGATCCGCCACCGTGGCAAGCACAACGGCCTGCGCTACCTGTCCTGCTCCCTGTGTTCCTGCGAATGGCACTACGTAAGGCTGAAATGCAGCCACTGCCAGGAGAGCAAGCACCTCGCCTACTTCTCGCTCGAACGCCTCGGCCGCACGGCGGAGCAGGCGCCCCTGCGCGCCGAGACCTGCCCCGGCTGCCAGAGCTACCTCAAGCACTGCTACCTGGAATTCGATGCCGACGCCGAGGCCCAGGCCGACGACCTCGCCAGCCTCGACCTCGACATGCGCCTGGCCGACGAAGGCTACCTGCGCCGCGCGCCCAACCTGCTGCTGGCGCCCGGCGGAGAGTGA
- a CDS encoding formate dehydrogenase subunit gamma, whose product MNKHIQRYTSSERSNHWAVAILFVLAGLSGLALFHPALFWLTHLFGGGAWTRILHPFLGVAMFLFFLFMAMRFAHHNRWEKNDGQWLRQWKDVVANREDKLPEVGRYNAGQKILFWVLLLSMLVLLATGVVIWRQYFSHLFGIDLIRLAALLHAFAAWVLICSIIVHIYAGIWVKGSIGAMLYGWVSRGWARKHHPGWYKEVSKGESGKH is encoded by the coding sequence ATGAACAAGCACATCCAACGCTACACCTCCTCCGAGCGCAGCAACCACTGGGCGGTGGCCATCCTCTTCGTGCTTGCCGGGCTCTCCGGCCTGGCGCTGTTCCACCCGGCCCTGTTCTGGCTCACCCACCTCTTCGGCGGAGGGGCCTGGACGCGCATCCTGCACCCCTTCCTCGGCGTGGCGATGTTCCTCTTCTTCCTCTTCATGGCGATGCGCTTCGCCCACCACAACCGCTGGGAGAAGAACGACGGCCAATGGCTCCGGCAGTGGAAGGACGTGGTCGCCAACCGAGAGGACAAACTGCCGGAAGTCGGCCGCTACAACGCCGGACAGAAGATCCTCTTCTGGGTGCTGCTCCTTTCCATGCTGGTGCTGCTGGCCACCGGCGTGGTCATCTGGCGGCAGTACTTCAGCCACCTGTTCGGCATCGACCTCATCCGCCTCGCCGCGCTGCTCCACGCCTTCGCCGCCTGGGTGCTGATCTGCAGCATCATCGTCCACATCTACGCCGGCATCTGGGTCAAGGGCTCCATCGGCGCCATGCTCTACGGCTGGGTCAGCCGAGGCTGGGCCCGCAAGCACCACCCGGGCTGGTACAAGGAGGTCAGCAAAGGGGAGAGCGGCAAGCACTGA
- the fdxH gene encoding formate dehydrogenase subunit beta, whose protein sequence is MASQDIIARSATTTPSPSVRELDEVAKLIDVSKCIGCKACQVACSEWNDLRDEVGQNHGTYDNPTDLTADSWTVMRFTEHENDAGNLEWLIRKDGCMHCAEPGCLAACPSPGAIVKYANGIVDFNQDKCIGCGYCITGCPFDIPRISQKDHKAYKCSLCSDRVSVGLEPACVKTCPTGAIVFGSKEAMKEHAAERITDLKSRGFEKAGLYDPAGVGGTHVMYVLHHADQPSLYAGLPADPAISPMVSLWKGITKPFALLAMGAVALFGFFHYVRVGPNRVEEDEAPQGDAAVHKVDPSVHEVDPKAPS, encoded by the coding sequence ATGGCATCACAAGACATCATCGCCCGCTCCGCCACCACCACGCCCAGCCCCTCGGTCAGGGAGCTGGACGAGGTGGCCAAGCTGATCGACGTTTCCAAGTGCATCGGTTGCAAGGCCTGCCAGGTCGCCTGTTCGGAATGGAACGACCTGCGCGACGAGGTGGGCCAGAACCACGGCACCTACGACAACCCCACCGACCTCACCGCCGACTCCTGGACGGTGATGCGCTTCACCGAGCACGAGAACGACGCCGGCAACCTCGAATGGCTGATCCGCAAGGACGGCTGCATGCACTGCGCCGAGCCGGGCTGCCTCGCGGCCTGCCCGAGTCCCGGCGCCATCGTGAAGTACGCCAACGGCATCGTCGACTTCAACCAGGACAAGTGCATCGGCTGCGGCTATTGCATCACCGGCTGCCCCTTCGACATCCCGCGCATCTCCCAGAAGGACCACAAGGCCTACAAGTGCAGCCTCTGTTCCGACCGGGTGTCCGTGGGCCTGGAGCCTGCCTGCGTGAAGACCTGTCCCACCGGGGCCATCGTCTTCGGCAGCAAGGAGGCCATGAAGGAGCACGCCGCCGAGCGCATCACCGACCTCAAGTCCCGGGGCTTCGAGAAGGCGGGCCTGTACGACCCGGCGGGCGTCGGCGGCACCCACGTCATGTACGTGCTGCACCATGCCGACCAGCCCTCGCTCTACGCCGGCCTGCCGGCCGATCCGGCCATCAGCCCCATGGTCAGCCTGTGGAAGGGCATCACCAAGCCCTTCGCCCTGCTGGCCATGGGCGCGGTGGCGCTGTTCGGCTTCTTCCACTACGTGCGGGTGGGTCCGAACCGCGTGGAGGAAGACGAGGCGCCCCAGGGCGATGCGGCGGTCCACAAGGTCGACCCGTCCGTGCATGAGGTCGACCCCAAGGCACCGAGTTGA
- the fdnG gene encoding formate dehydrogenase-N subunit alpha codes for MDMNRRQFFKVCALGLGGSSLAALGVAPPAAFADQVRHFKLARSIETRNTCPYCSVGCGLIMYSQGDGAKNVAQNIIHIEGDADHPVNRGTLCPKGAGLLDFVHSPNRLKYPQVREAGSSEWKRIEWDEALDRIAKLMKDDRDANFVAQNAAGQTVNRWLTTGFLAASASSNEAGYITHKVVRSLGMLGFDNQARVUHGPTVASLAPTFGRGAMTNHWTDIKNADLVLIMGGNAAEAHPCGFKWVTEAKAHNKARLIVVDPRFTRSASVADYYAPIRTGTDIAFLGGLINYLLENDKIQHEYVRNYTDVSFIVREGYGFENGFFSGYDAEKRSYTDKSGWGYEIGEDGFAKVDPTLSHPRCVYNLLKQHYSRYTPDVVSNICGTPKEQMLKVWAEVAETSAPGKVMTIMYALGWTQHSVGSQMIRTAAMVQLLLGNIGMPGGGMNALRGHSNIQGLTDLGLLSNLLPGYLTLAGDAEQDYAAYIAKRTTKPLRPGQLSYWQNYEKFHVSLMKSWFGKAATVENNWCYDWLPKLDIPGYDVLKVFDLMHQGKVNGYFCQGFNPIASFPNKAKVVESLSKLKYLVVMDPLATETSEFWRNAGEFNDVDTASIQTTVFRLPTTCFAEEDGSLVNSGRWLQWHWKGAEPPGQCRTDIAIMGGLFHRLRTAYQKDGGAFPDPILGLDWNYLRPDEPGPDEIAREFNGKALADLIDPATGAVLAKAGEQLPGFALLRNDGSTASGCWIFCGSWTAAGNQMARRDNADPYGMGQTLGWAWAWPANRRILYNRASADTTGKPWDMEKKRLVWWNGKAWGGTDIPDFKADSPPEAGMNPFIMNPEGVARLFAVDKMAEGPFPEHYEPFESPIGRNPLHPENPKATSNPAARVFAADWDTFGKADKFPYAATTYRLTEHFHFWTKHCRLNAITQPEQFVEIGEALAEELGIVAGQKVKVSSNRGFIKAVAVVTKRIKPLQVDGKTVHQVGIPLHWGFSGVTRAGFITNTLTPFVGDGNTQTPEFKSFLVNVEKA; via the coding sequence ATGGACATGAACCGTCGACAGTTCTTCAAGGTCTGTGCCCTGGGCCTTGGAGGATCGAGCCTGGCGGCGCTGGGGGTGGCACCCCCGGCAGCCTTCGCCGACCAGGTGCGTCATTTCAAACTGGCGCGCAGCATCGAGACGCGCAACACCTGCCCCTACTGCTCGGTCGGCTGCGGCCTGATCATGTACAGCCAGGGCGACGGCGCGAAGAACGTCGCGCAGAACATCATCCACATCGAGGGCGACGCCGATCACCCGGTGAACCGCGGCACCCTCTGCCCGAAAGGCGCCGGCCTGCTGGACTTCGTCCACAGCCCCAACCGCCTCAAGTACCCGCAAGTGCGCGAAGCCGGCTCCAGCGAGTGGAAGCGCATCGAGTGGGACGAGGCGCTGGACCGCATCGCCAAGCTGATGAAGGACGACCGCGACGCCAACTTCGTCGCGCAGAACGCCGCCGGCCAGACCGTGAACCGCTGGCTCACCACCGGCTTCCTCGCGGCGTCCGCGTCCTCCAACGAAGCGGGCTACATCACCCACAAGGTGGTGCGTTCCCTGGGCATGCTGGGGTTCGATAACCAGGCACGTGTCTGACATGGCCCGACGGTAGCAAGTCTTGCTCCGACGTTTGGCCGTGGCGCCATGACCAACCACTGGACCGACATCAAGAATGCCGACCTGGTGCTGATCATGGGCGGCAACGCTGCCGAAGCCCACCCTTGCGGCTTCAAGTGGGTCACCGAGGCCAAGGCGCACAACAAGGCGCGGCTGATCGTGGTGGACCCGCGCTTCACCCGTTCGGCGTCCGTCGCCGACTACTACGCACCTATCCGCACCGGGACCGACATCGCCTTCCTCGGCGGGTTGATCAACTACCTGCTGGAGAATGACAAGATCCAGCACGAGTACGTGCGCAACTACACCGACGTCAGCTTCATCGTCCGCGAGGGTTATGGGTTCGAGAACGGCTTCTTCAGCGGCTACGACGCCGAGAAGCGCAGCTACACGGACAAGTCAGGCTGGGGCTACGAGATCGGCGAGGACGGTTTCGCCAAGGTCGACCCGACCCTGAGCCATCCGCGCTGCGTCTACAACCTGCTCAAGCAGCACTACAGCCGCTACACGCCGGACGTGGTGAGCAACATCTGCGGCACGCCCAAGGAACAGATGCTCAAGGTCTGGGCCGAGGTCGCCGAAACCTCGGCGCCCGGCAAGGTCATGACCATCATGTACGCCCTGGGCTGGACCCAGCATTCGGTGGGCTCGCAGATGATCCGCACCGCCGCCATGGTCCAGCTGCTGCTGGGCAACATCGGCATGCCCGGCGGCGGCATGAACGCCCTGCGCGGTCACTCCAACATCCAGGGCCTGACCGACCTGGGGCTGCTCTCCAATCTGCTGCCGGGTTACCTGACCCTGGCCGGTGACGCCGAGCAGGACTACGCCGCCTATATCGCCAAGCGCACCACCAAGCCGCTGCGGCCCGGGCAGCTGTCCTACTGGCAGAACTACGAGAAGTTCCACGTCAGCCTGATGAAGTCCTGGTTCGGCAAGGCCGCCACCGTCGAGAACAACTGGTGCTACGACTGGCTGCCCAAGCTGGATATCCCCGGCTACGACGTGCTCAAGGTCTTCGACCTGATGCACCAGGGCAAGGTCAACGGCTACTTCTGCCAGGGCTTCAACCCCATCGCCTCCTTCCCCAACAAGGCCAAGGTCGTGGAGAGCCTCTCCAAGCTGAAGTACCTGGTGGTGATGGACCCGCTGGCCACCGAGACCTCGGAGTTCTGGCGCAACGCCGGCGAGTTCAACGACGTCGACACCGCCAGCATCCAGACCACCGTGTTCCGGCTGCCCACCACCTGCTTCGCCGAGGAGGACGGCTCCCTGGTGAACAGCGGTCGCTGGCTGCAATGGCACTGGAAGGGCGCCGAGCCCCCGGGCCAGTGCCGCACCGATATCGCCATCATGGGCGGGCTGTTCCATCGCCTGCGCACGGCCTACCAGAAGGACGGCGGCGCCTTCCCCGACCCCATACTCGGCCTGGACTGGAACTACCTGCGCCCGGACGAACCGGGGCCGGACGAAATCGCCCGGGAGTTCAACGGCAAGGCCCTCGCCGACCTCATCGACCCGGCCACCGGTGCCGTGCTGGCCAAGGCGGGCGAGCAACTGCCCGGCTTCGCCCTGCTGCGCAATGACGGCAGCACCGCCAGCGGCTGCTGGATCTTCTGCGGTTCCTGGACCGCCGCCGGCAACCAGATGGCCCGTCGCGACAACGCCGACCCCTACGGCATGGGCCAGACCCTCGGCTGGGCCTGGGCCTGGCCGGCGAACCGGCGCATCCTCTACAACCGCGCCTCGGCGGATACCACCGGCAAGCCCTGGGACATGGAGAAGAAGCGCCTGGTGTGGTGGAACGGCAAGGCCTGGGGTGGCACCGACATCCCCGACTTCAAGGCCGATTCACCACCGGAAGCCGGCATGAACCCCTTCATCATGAATCCCGAAGGGGTGGCGCGGCTGTTCGCCGTGGACAAGATGGCCGAGGGCCCGTTCCCCGAGCACTACGAGCCCTTCGAGTCGCCCATCGGCCGCAACCCCCTGCACCCGGAGAATCCCAAGGCCACCAGCAACCCGGCCGCGCGGGTCTTCGCCGCGGACTGGGACACCTTCGGCAAGGCCGACAAGTTCCCCTACGCGGCCACCACCTACCGGCTGACGGAGCATTTCCACTTCTGGACCAAGCATTGCCGGCTCAACGCGATCACCCAGCCCGAGCAGTTCGTCGAGATCGGCGAAGCCCTGGCCGAGGAGTTGGGCATCGTCGCCGGGCAGAAGGTCAAGGTGTCCTCCAACCGGGGCTTCATCAAGGCCGTGGCCGTGGTGACCAAGCGCATCAAGCCCCTGCAGGTGGACGGCAAGACGGTGCACCAGGTGGGGATTCCGTTGCACTGGGGCTTCTCCGGCGTGACGCGTGCAGGGTTCATCACCAACACCCTCACGCCCTTCGTCGGCGACGGCAACACCCAGACGCCGGAGTTCAAGTCGTTCCTGGTCAACGTGGAAAAGGCATGA
- a CDS encoding DMT family transporter, with the protein MSKAWWLLALPFVAGAFLPLQAGINGQLAKQVSSVMSAALISFLVGTLALLAVVLMLREVPTLDALKGVSWWQWCGGLLGAVFIATAAFAGPRIGALLFMALVLAGQLSMALTLDHFGWAGYREAPISLGKLAGLALIVGGVWLIRRG; encoded by the coding sequence ATGTCCAAGGCCTGGTGGCTGCTCGCCCTCCCCTTCGTCGCCGGCGCATTCCTGCCGTTGCAGGCCGGCATCAACGGCCAGTTGGCCAAGCAGGTCTCCAGCGTGATGAGCGCTGCGCTGATCTCCTTCCTGGTGGGCACCCTGGCGCTGCTGGCGGTGGTGCTGATGCTGCGGGAAGTGCCCACCCTGGACGCCCTCAAGGGGGTAAGTTGGTGGCAATGGTGCGGCGGCCTGCTGGGGGCGGTGTTCATCGCCACGGCGGCCTTCGCCGGGCCGCGCATCGGTGCCCTGCTGTTCATGGCGCTGGTGCTGGCCGGGCAACTGAGCATGGCCCTGACCCTCGACCACTTCGGCTGGGCCGGCTACCGCGAAGCCCCCATCAGCCTCGGCAAACTGGCCGGACTGGCGCTCATCGTCGGTGGCGTCTGGCTCATTCGTCGGGGATGA
- a CDS encoding GGDEF domain-containing protein → MTDAVPPQAPERFRLWREVQDTRTRTRLGGFYYLLAWLLCWLFGTAPTQQLAVGLGGLAFFALLLAARLLHRPPEAGDEAELQRWLDRHWGVILLSSLGWGLAHAWVLLTPDLQPSSLIATLATVAFSTAMAFNFAMRRRRAALGILLLYLPGLTALALGNEGTRAELVTLACYLSYLILALNRSHREYEAMLALELQLLEQRQRLDTLSRTDVLTQLGNRYQFNNLFPAMCANAGRHGGQLSLLLMDIDFFKRINDQHGHSVGDDCLRAFGERMREFFRRDSDALLRLGGEEFGVLMPDTSLEQARQLAELFREDLANRGLQLGDRQLPLTASLGVGTFDPSLDGGAEAFFKRVDDALYRAKTLGRDRLELSRA, encoded by the coding sequence ATGACTGACGCCGTTCCCCCCCAGGCGCCCGAGCGATTCAGGCTCTGGCGCGAAGTGCAGGACACCCGCACACGTACCCGACTCGGCGGCTTCTACTACCTGCTGGCCTGGCTGCTCTGCTGGCTGTTCGGCACCGCGCCCACCCAGCAGTTGGCGGTGGGCCTCGGCGGCCTCGCCTTCTTCGCCCTGCTGCTGGCCGCGCGCCTGCTGCACCGCCCACCTGAAGCCGGGGACGAGGCGGAGTTGCAGCGCTGGCTCGACCGGCACTGGGGCGTGATCCTGCTGTCCTCGCTGGGCTGGGGCCTGGCCCATGCCTGGGTGCTGCTCACCCCGGATCTCCAACCCTCGAGCCTGATCGCCACCCTGGCCACGGTGGCCTTCAGCACCGCCATGGCCTTCAACTTCGCCATGCGCCGACGCCGCGCCGCCCTGGGCATCCTGCTGCTCTACCTCCCGGGCCTCACCGCGCTGGCGCTGGGCAATGAAGGCACCCGCGCCGAACTCGTCACCCTCGCCTGCTACCTCAGCTACCTGATCCTGGCGCTGAACCGCAGCCATCGCGAGTACGAGGCCATGCTGGCCCTGGAGCTGCAATTACTGGAGCAGCGCCAGCGCCTGGACACCCTCAGCCGCACCGACGTGCTGACCCAACTGGGCAACCGATACCAGTTCAACAACCTGTTCCCGGCCATGTGCGCCAACGCCGGGCGCCACGGCGGCCAGCTGTCGCTGCTGCTGATGGACATCGACTTCTTCAAGCGGATCAACGACCAGCACGGCCACAGCGTCGGCGATGACTGCCTTCGGGCCTTCGGCGAGCGCATGCGCGAATTCTTCCGCCGCGACAGCGATGCGCTGCTGCGCCTGGGTGGCGAGGAGTTCGGTGTGCTGATGCCGGACACCAGCCTGGAACAGGCTCGCCAACTGGCGGAGCTGTTCCGTGAAGACCTGGCCAATCGAGGCCTGCAACTGGGCGACCGGCAACTGCCGCTTACCGCCAGCCTGGGCGTGGGGACCTTCGACCCGAGCCTGGACGGCGGCGCGGAGGCCTTCTTCAAGCGGGTGGACGACGCCCTCTACCGGGCCAAGACGCTGGGCCGCGACCGCCTGGAGCTGTCGCGGGCCTGA